Proteins from a single region of Apium graveolens cultivar Ventura chromosome 7, ASM990537v1, whole genome shotgun sequence:
- the LOC141673991 gene encoding uncharacterized protein LOC141673991: MQPPQPPPEGVTNFKTFQSVKPPEFKGTQDLVEAHAWIKEIEKSFALTNVRDNLKVEYATYFLKGESNYWWESAKALEATKVITWDRFKRIFLDKYFPRYMQTQMEMKFFELKQDNRTNGEYEKKFTELSRFMGEYINSEEKRAKRFQQGLKPWLRSCVAVFELTTYAEVVHKAMVIEGESEKNQKEKGNKKRRFETGEEGSSYKGQN; the protein is encoded by the coding sequence ATGCAACCCCCTCAACCACCCCCAGAAGGTGTCACTAATTTCAAAACATTTCAATCTGTAAAACCCCCAGAATTCAAAGGAACACAAGACCTGGTAGAAGCTCATGCTTGGAttaaggaaatagaaaagtcctttGCCTTAACAAATGTTAGAGATAACCTGAAGGTGGAGTATGCCACTTATTTTCTTAAAGGTGAatcaaactattggtgggagtcggCAAAAGCTTTAGAAGCTACTAAAGTTAttacttgggataggtttaagAGAATATTCTTGGATAAGTATTTTCCTCGCTATATGCAAACACAAATGGAGATGAAATTCTTTGAGTTGAAGCAAGACAATAGGACAAATGgagaatatgagaagaagtttacggaaCTTTCTAGGTTTATGGGAGAGTATATTAATTCTGAAGAGAAAAGGGCAAAAAGGTTCCAGCAAGGATTAAAGCCTTGGTTAAGGAGTTGTGTGGCAGTTTTTGAGTTGACCACCTATGCTGAAGTGGTTCATAAAGCAATGGTAATTGAAGGTGAGAGTGAGAAAAATCAAAAGGAGAAAGGCAACAAGAAGAGAAGATTTGAAACGGGAGAAGAAGGCTCAAGTTACAAGGGCCAGAATTAG